The Musa acuminata AAA Group cultivar baxijiao chromosome BXJ2-2, Cavendish_Baxijiao_AAA, whole genome shotgun sequence genome has a segment encoding these proteins:
- the LOC135605930 gene encoding SCAR-like protein 2 isoform X2, translating into MPLVRLQVRNEFRLGDAKLYDEGKSDKDDSKAILDGVAVAGLVGILRQLGDLTEFAADVFHDLHEQVTATAARGHKISTRIQNIEFALPFVEKAVKGQRSHIHFAYVAGSKWHARLQDEKSQLVPSELPYFMIESYEECREPPQLYLLDKFDHHGTGACLKRYSDPSYFRRAWAASETEKAEGLQREKVQKIQRKGSQPRIGEVQREAYISCKNSSTRFASPSIDGQSFTTEDASVHDAGLNSEFSSRSPSFGSRIREQTLDVNNSAVPGGLKDNEVSESEILCNHSDLNANGSHDNSKGRLGDSSNQGSPHRSSAVRSYSVTWDEKTEIVKPRNSVSCDVTLINTVQDSESLQVDSEPQNQNHTKAGAFSQADILLDTGKLRVSLSRANCMDEVTSEAENHADARNTLESDAEKEVECQTKWEVNPPCDFSSREMQPGNIRKQDRAAPNPSIVKLPNASQSSLKQDSSSMFMVLKPSGSSGHMPPPQETVDSSPNHEYSFGNNIHDNSEGKFDQGNRNSHLPESDIADSQIMMADKSRPKTSVACAPSIQLWANGGLFGVGASKPLFLGVMNNSSVDVTSGSRNCSSNLPNNILKTSKRINGSSTTSDAIFSFSESISRASKSAQKIDGESPVSRSLVQSNSSVNRFPARTNDLVQLNDSSKYPSSCHRNQQYDKVVKQKSQVPARSLSLGVCDMGRENHSIVTNVSSNRPVTTKNSAVVDGVPLSVVYNTKSQYHAYNQSTKGISSGFSEPGQRFLANSLETKGSIANTDGSVPSGDKRKSEDISRLNNRMKAPSEAASLAFFGKGIKKQFDGESLERSTSSTSYLPEQSSPPLEHMKISFQPMNGLETSKMKLKVLNGSLPETSEDSIFPAFQLIQGPVDSSPDNGSESDDDTFCISCPYSSEDLFSPLADTNSELWDKDERSECEDHELCDVSPRISMLNASFSGYMKLEKVNQSMMDMESGLGHYGVGNTEGTFQDVATLKLPVQGSAISLGNQQRRHDSSSDEPASVQMKTNGHLPPPPPLPPMKWRISKPSISSGVVEAANFPNNTNYPNGLQAPPSFSPHQQDQSAPRQPCDSDLMMPYSNKTPNKQKNLREGASNKEVDLWGELLRQIRNKSYNLRCTSMSKISLQPQATSM; encoded by the exons ATGCCGCTCGTCCGGCTCCAGGTGAGGAACGAGTTCCGGCTGGGAGATGCGAAGCTTTACGATGAGGGTAAATCCGATAAGGACGATTCCAAGGCGATCTTGGATGGCGTCGCGGTCGCGGGGCTCGTCGGGATACTGCGGCAGCTGGGCGACCTTACGGA ATTTGCTGcagatgtcttccatgacttgcaTGAACAAGTAACAGCTACAGCTGCAAGAGGGCATAAAATATCTACAAGAATACAGAATATAGAATTTGCACTTCCATTCGTTGAGAAGGCTGTTAAAGGACAGAGAAGCCATATACATTTTGCATATGTTGCAG GTTCCAAATGGCATGCCCGTCTTCAAGATGAGAAAAGCCAACTTGTGCCCAGTGAGTTGCCATATTTTATGATTGAATCGTATGAAGAATGTCGTGAGCCACCACAGTTGTACTTGCTTGACAA ATTTGATCATCATGGTACTGGAGCTTGTCTGAAGAGATATTCAGATCCATCGTATTTTAGGAGGGCATGGGCTGCATCAGAAACAGAAAAAGCTGAAGGTCTACAAAGAGAAAAAGTTCAGAAAATCCAG AGGAAAGGATCACAACCTAGAATTGGAGAAGTTCAACGTGAAGCCTACATATCCTGCAAAAATAGCAG CACAAGGTTTGCATCCCCCAGCATCGATGGGCAAAGCTTTACAACTGAGGATGCATCAGTACATGATGCAGGACTAAATTCTGAATTTTCTAGTAGATCTCCATCTTTTGGTTCCAGGATCAGGGAACAAACATTAGATGTAAATAATTCGGCAGTGCCTGGTGGGTTGAAAGACAATGAAGTGTCAGAATCTGAGATTCTGTGCAATCATAGTGATCTGAACGCAAATGGTTCACATGACAATTCAAAAGGGCGATTGGGTGATAGTTCTAATCAAGGTTCACCGCATAGGTCTAGTGCTGTCAGATCATATTCTGttacatgggatgaaaaaactgaaATAGTTAAACCTAGGAATTCTGTGTCATGTGATGTCACTCTTATTAATACAGTTCAAGATTCAGAGTCTCTGCAAGTGGACTCTGAACCACAAAATCAGAACCATACTAAAGCTGGAGCATTCAGTCAAGCAGACATCTTGCTGGATACTGGTAAATTACGGGTATCATTATCTCGTGCAAACTGCATGGATGAAGTCACTAGTGAAGCAGAAAACCATGCGGATGCACGCAATACCTTGGAGTCTGATGCCGAGAAAGAAGTTGAGTGCCAAACAAAATGGGAAGTGAATCCACCATGTGACTTCAGTTCTCGAGAAATGCAACCCGGAAATATAAGGAAACAGGACAGAGCTGCACCAAACCCTTCTATTGTCAAACTTCCTAATGCATCACAAAGTTCTTTGAAGCAAGATTCATCTTCAATGTTTATGGTATTAAAGCCTTCAGGCAGCTCAGGTCATATGCCGCCTCCTCAAGAAACTGTTGACTCTTCTCCAAATCATGAGTATTCCTTTGGAAATAATATTCATGATAATTCAGAAGGGAAATTTGATCAAGGCAACAGAAACAGTCACTTACCTGAGTCAGACATTGCTGATTCACAAATTATGATGGCAGACAAAAGTAGACCCAAGACATCTGTAGCTTGTGCACCTTCCATCCAACTTTGGGCAAATGGTGGTCTTTTTGGAGTTGGGGCTTCAAAACCTTTGTTTCTTGGGGTGATGAATAATTCTAGTGTAGATGTTACATCTGGTTCTAGGAATTGCTCATCTAATTTACCAAATAACATTTTGAAGACTTCGAAGCGCATTAATGGATCATCGACCACATCAGATGCAATATTTTCATTCAGTGAATCTATATCAAGAGCTTCCAAATCTGCACAGAAAATTGATGGAGAATCTCCTGTTTCAAGGTCCTTGGTCCAGAGCAATTCAAGTGTTAATCGGTTTCCAGCCAGAACTAATGATTTAGTTCAATTGAATGATTCCTCCAAATATCCTTCATCTTGCCATAGGAATCAACAATATGACAAGGTTGTCAAGCAGAAGTCACAAGTCCCTGCACGATCCCTTTCATTAGGAGTATGTGATATGGGTCGAGAAAATCACTCAATTGTCACCAATGTAAGCTCCAACAGACCTGTTACAACCAAAAACAGTGCTGTTGTAGATGGTGTTCCTTTGTCTGTTGTCTATAATACTAAGTCACAGTATCATGCATATAACCAAAGTACAAAGGGTATCTCATCAGGTTTTTCTGAACCTGGACAAAGGTTTCTTGCGAACTCACTTGAAACAAAAGGATCAATTGCCAATACTGATGGTTCTGTACCTTCTGGCGATAAAAGGAAATCAGAGGATATTTCACGCCTAAATAACCGCATGAAAGCACCAAGTGAAGCAGCTTCTCTGGCATTCTTTGGAAAGGGCATCAAAAAGCAGTTTGATGGTGAGTCTTTGGAAAGGTCAACCTCTTCAACTTCATATTTACCGGAACAGTCTTCTCCACCGCTTGAACATATGAAAATCTCTTTTCAGCCTATGAATGGCCTGGAAACCTCCAAAATGAAACTTAAAGTTCTCAATGGCAGTCTCCCCGAGACCAGTGAGGACTCCATCTTTCCAGCATTTCAATTGATTCAGGGCCCAGTTGATTCATCACCAGATAATGGTTCAGAGTCAGATGACGATACATTTTGTATATCATGTCCTTATTCCTCAGAGGATCTCTTTAGCCCTCTCGCAGACACTAATTCTGAGCTGTGGGATAAAGATGAGAGAAGTGAATGTGAAGACCATGAGTTATGTGATGTCTCACCTAGAATTTCAATGTTGAATGCCTCTTTTTCTGGCTATATGAAATTAGAGAAAGTGAACCAATCCATGATGGATATGGAAAGTGGATTGGGTCATTATGGTGTTGGGAACACTGAAGGTACATTTCAAGATGTAGCAACTTTGAAGCTTCCTGTTCAAGGTTCTGCTATATCCTTAGGGAATCAACAAAGAAGGCATGATTCTTCATCAGATGAACCAGCAAGTGTTCAGATGAAAACAAATGGCCATCTGCCACCACCTCCACCACTTCCTCCAATGAAGTGGAGGATATCAAAGCCATCAATTTCTTCAGGAGTAGTTGAGGCTGCTAACTTCCCCAACAACACCAATTATCCAAATGGTCTACAAGCTCCTCCATCTTTTTCTCCTCATCAACAAGATCAGAGTGCACCAAGACAACCATGTGATTCTGACCTGATGATGCCATACTCTAACAAAACA CCAAATAAGCAGAAAAATCTGAGAGAAGGTGCCAGTAACAAAGAAGTCGACTTATGGGGAGAATTGCTTCGTCAAATCAGGAACAAG TCATATAATCTGAGATGTACTTCGATGTCAAAGATAAGTCTTCAACCACAGGCTACATCAATGTAA
- the LOC135605930 gene encoding SCAR-like protein 2 isoform X1: protein MPLVRLQVRNEFRLGDAKLYDEGKSDKDDSKAILDGVAVAGLVGILRQLGDLTEFAADVFHDLHEQVTATAARGHKISTRIQNIEFALPFVEKAVKGQRSHIHFAYVAGSKWHARLQDEKSQLVPSELPYFMIESYEECREPPQLYLLDKFDHHGTGACLKRYSDPSYFRRAWAASETEKAEGLQREKVQKIQRKGSQPRIGEVQREAYISCKNSSTRFASPSIDGQSFTTEDASVHDAGLNSEFSSRSPSFGSRIREQTLDVNNSAVPGGLKDNEVSESEILCNHSDLNANGSHDNSKGRLGDSSNQGSPHRSSAVRSYSVTWDEKTEIVKPRNSVSCDVTLINTVQDSESLQVDSEPQNQNHTKAGAFSQADILLDTGKLRVSLSRANCMDEVTSEAENHADARNTLESDAEKEVECQTKWEVNPPCDFSSREMQPGNIRKQDRAAPNPSIVKLPNASQSSLKQDSSSMFMVLKPSGSSGHMPPPQETVDSSPNHEYSFGNNIHDNSEGKFDQGNRNSHLPESDIADSQIMMADKSRPKTSVACAPSIQLWANGGLFGVGASKPLFLGVMNNSSVDVTSGSRNCSSNLPNNILKTSKRINGSSTTSDAIFSFSESISRASKSAQKIDGESPVSRSLVQSNSSVNRFPARTNDLVQLNDSSKYPSSCHRNQQYDKVVKQKSQVPARSLSLGVCDMGRENHSIVTNVSSNRPVTTKNSAVVDGVPLSVVYNTKSQYHAYNQSTKGISSGFSEPGQRFLANSLETKGSIANTDGSVPSGDKRKSEDISRLNNRMKAPSEAASLAFFGKGIKKQFDGESLERSTSSTSYLPEQSSPPLEHMKISFQPMNGLETSKMKLKVLNGSLPETSEDSIFPAFQLIQGPVDSSPDNGSESDDDTFCISCPYSSEDLFSPLADTNSELWDKDERSECEDHELCDVSPRISMLNASFSGYMKLEKVNQSMMDMESGLGHYGVGNTEGTFQDVATLKLPVQGSAISLGNQQRRHDSSSDEPASVQMKTNGHLPPPPPLPPMKWRISKPSISSGVVEAANFPNNTNYPNGLQAPPSFSPHQQDQSAPRQPCDSDLMMPYSNKTQDQQKPNKQKNLREGASNKEVDLWGELLRQIRNKSYNLRCTSMSKISLQPQATSM, encoded by the exons ATGCCGCTCGTCCGGCTCCAGGTGAGGAACGAGTTCCGGCTGGGAGATGCGAAGCTTTACGATGAGGGTAAATCCGATAAGGACGATTCCAAGGCGATCTTGGATGGCGTCGCGGTCGCGGGGCTCGTCGGGATACTGCGGCAGCTGGGCGACCTTACGGA ATTTGCTGcagatgtcttccatgacttgcaTGAACAAGTAACAGCTACAGCTGCAAGAGGGCATAAAATATCTACAAGAATACAGAATATAGAATTTGCACTTCCATTCGTTGAGAAGGCTGTTAAAGGACAGAGAAGCCATATACATTTTGCATATGTTGCAG GTTCCAAATGGCATGCCCGTCTTCAAGATGAGAAAAGCCAACTTGTGCCCAGTGAGTTGCCATATTTTATGATTGAATCGTATGAAGAATGTCGTGAGCCACCACAGTTGTACTTGCTTGACAA ATTTGATCATCATGGTACTGGAGCTTGTCTGAAGAGATATTCAGATCCATCGTATTTTAGGAGGGCATGGGCTGCATCAGAAACAGAAAAAGCTGAAGGTCTACAAAGAGAAAAAGTTCAGAAAATCCAG AGGAAAGGATCACAACCTAGAATTGGAGAAGTTCAACGTGAAGCCTACATATCCTGCAAAAATAGCAG CACAAGGTTTGCATCCCCCAGCATCGATGGGCAAAGCTTTACAACTGAGGATGCATCAGTACATGATGCAGGACTAAATTCTGAATTTTCTAGTAGATCTCCATCTTTTGGTTCCAGGATCAGGGAACAAACATTAGATGTAAATAATTCGGCAGTGCCTGGTGGGTTGAAAGACAATGAAGTGTCAGAATCTGAGATTCTGTGCAATCATAGTGATCTGAACGCAAATGGTTCACATGACAATTCAAAAGGGCGATTGGGTGATAGTTCTAATCAAGGTTCACCGCATAGGTCTAGTGCTGTCAGATCATATTCTGttacatgggatgaaaaaactgaaATAGTTAAACCTAGGAATTCTGTGTCATGTGATGTCACTCTTATTAATACAGTTCAAGATTCAGAGTCTCTGCAAGTGGACTCTGAACCACAAAATCAGAACCATACTAAAGCTGGAGCATTCAGTCAAGCAGACATCTTGCTGGATACTGGTAAATTACGGGTATCATTATCTCGTGCAAACTGCATGGATGAAGTCACTAGTGAAGCAGAAAACCATGCGGATGCACGCAATACCTTGGAGTCTGATGCCGAGAAAGAAGTTGAGTGCCAAACAAAATGGGAAGTGAATCCACCATGTGACTTCAGTTCTCGAGAAATGCAACCCGGAAATATAAGGAAACAGGACAGAGCTGCACCAAACCCTTCTATTGTCAAACTTCCTAATGCATCACAAAGTTCTTTGAAGCAAGATTCATCTTCAATGTTTATGGTATTAAAGCCTTCAGGCAGCTCAGGTCATATGCCGCCTCCTCAAGAAACTGTTGACTCTTCTCCAAATCATGAGTATTCCTTTGGAAATAATATTCATGATAATTCAGAAGGGAAATTTGATCAAGGCAACAGAAACAGTCACTTACCTGAGTCAGACATTGCTGATTCACAAATTATGATGGCAGACAAAAGTAGACCCAAGACATCTGTAGCTTGTGCACCTTCCATCCAACTTTGGGCAAATGGTGGTCTTTTTGGAGTTGGGGCTTCAAAACCTTTGTTTCTTGGGGTGATGAATAATTCTAGTGTAGATGTTACATCTGGTTCTAGGAATTGCTCATCTAATTTACCAAATAACATTTTGAAGACTTCGAAGCGCATTAATGGATCATCGACCACATCAGATGCAATATTTTCATTCAGTGAATCTATATCAAGAGCTTCCAAATCTGCACAGAAAATTGATGGAGAATCTCCTGTTTCAAGGTCCTTGGTCCAGAGCAATTCAAGTGTTAATCGGTTTCCAGCCAGAACTAATGATTTAGTTCAATTGAATGATTCCTCCAAATATCCTTCATCTTGCCATAGGAATCAACAATATGACAAGGTTGTCAAGCAGAAGTCACAAGTCCCTGCACGATCCCTTTCATTAGGAGTATGTGATATGGGTCGAGAAAATCACTCAATTGTCACCAATGTAAGCTCCAACAGACCTGTTACAACCAAAAACAGTGCTGTTGTAGATGGTGTTCCTTTGTCTGTTGTCTATAATACTAAGTCACAGTATCATGCATATAACCAAAGTACAAAGGGTATCTCATCAGGTTTTTCTGAACCTGGACAAAGGTTTCTTGCGAACTCACTTGAAACAAAAGGATCAATTGCCAATACTGATGGTTCTGTACCTTCTGGCGATAAAAGGAAATCAGAGGATATTTCACGCCTAAATAACCGCATGAAAGCACCAAGTGAAGCAGCTTCTCTGGCATTCTTTGGAAAGGGCATCAAAAAGCAGTTTGATGGTGAGTCTTTGGAAAGGTCAACCTCTTCAACTTCATATTTACCGGAACAGTCTTCTCCACCGCTTGAACATATGAAAATCTCTTTTCAGCCTATGAATGGCCTGGAAACCTCCAAAATGAAACTTAAAGTTCTCAATGGCAGTCTCCCCGAGACCAGTGAGGACTCCATCTTTCCAGCATTTCAATTGATTCAGGGCCCAGTTGATTCATCACCAGATAATGGTTCAGAGTCAGATGACGATACATTTTGTATATCATGTCCTTATTCCTCAGAGGATCTCTTTAGCCCTCTCGCAGACACTAATTCTGAGCTGTGGGATAAAGATGAGAGAAGTGAATGTGAAGACCATGAGTTATGTGATGTCTCACCTAGAATTTCAATGTTGAATGCCTCTTTTTCTGGCTATATGAAATTAGAGAAAGTGAACCAATCCATGATGGATATGGAAAGTGGATTGGGTCATTATGGTGTTGGGAACACTGAAGGTACATTTCAAGATGTAGCAACTTTGAAGCTTCCTGTTCAAGGTTCTGCTATATCCTTAGGGAATCAACAAAGAAGGCATGATTCTTCATCAGATGAACCAGCAAGTGTTCAGATGAAAACAAATGGCCATCTGCCACCACCTCCACCACTTCCTCCAATGAAGTGGAGGATATCAAAGCCATCAATTTCTTCAGGAGTAGTTGAGGCTGCTAACTTCCCCAACAACACCAATTATCCAAATGGTCTACAAGCTCCTCCATCTTTTTCTCCTCATCAACAAGATCAGAGTGCACCAAGACAACCATGTGATTCTGACCTGATGATGCCATACTCTAACAAAACA CAAGATCAGCAGAAGCCAAATAAGCAGAAAAATCTGAGAGAAGGTGCCAGTAACAAAGAAGTCGACTTATGGGGAGAATTGCTTCGTCAAATCAGGAACAAG TCATATAATCTGAGATGTACTTCGATGTCAAAGATAAGTCTTCAACCACAGGCTACATCAATGTAA
- the LOC135605930 gene encoding SCAR-like protein 2 isoform X3 produces MRSFTMRVNPIRTIPRRSWMASRSRGSSGYCGSWATLRNVFHDLHEQVTATAARGHKISTRIQNIEFALPFVEKAVKGQRSHIHFAYVAGSKWHARLQDEKSQLVPSELPYFMIESYEECREPPQLYLLDKFDHHGTGACLKRYSDPSYFRRAWAASETEKAEGLQREKVQKIQRKGSQPRIGEVQREAYISCKNSSTRFASPSIDGQSFTTEDASVHDAGLNSEFSSRSPSFGSRIREQTLDVNNSAVPGGLKDNEVSESEILCNHSDLNANGSHDNSKGRLGDSSNQGSPHRSSAVRSYSVTWDEKTEIVKPRNSVSCDVTLINTVQDSESLQVDSEPQNQNHTKAGAFSQADILLDTGKLRVSLSRANCMDEVTSEAENHADARNTLESDAEKEVECQTKWEVNPPCDFSSREMQPGNIRKQDRAAPNPSIVKLPNASQSSLKQDSSSMFMVLKPSGSSGHMPPPQETVDSSPNHEYSFGNNIHDNSEGKFDQGNRNSHLPESDIADSQIMMADKSRPKTSVACAPSIQLWANGGLFGVGASKPLFLGVMNNSSVDVTSGSRNCSSNLPNNILKTSKRINGSSTTSDAIFSFSESISRASKSAQKIDGESPVSRSLVQSNSSVNRFPARTNDLVQLNDSSKYPSSCHRNQQYDKVVKQKSQVPARSLSLGVCDMGRENHSIVTNVSSNRPVTTKNSAVVDGVPLSVVYNTKSQYHAYNQSTKGISSGFSEPGQRFLANSLETKGSIANTDGSVPSGDKRKSEDISRLNNRMKAPSEAASLAFFGKGIKKQFDGESLERSTSSTSYLPEQSSPPLEHMKISFQPMNGLETSKMKLKVLNGSLPETSEDSIFPAFQLIQGPVDSSPDNGSESDDDTFCISCPYSSEDLFSPLADTNSELWDKDERSECEDHELCDVSPRISMLNASFSGYMKLEKVNQSMMDMESGLGHYGVGNTEGTFQDVATLKLPVQGSAISLGNQQRRHDSSSDEPASVQMKTNGHLPPPPPLPPMKWRISKPSISSGVVEAANFPNNTNYPNGLQAPPSFSPHQQDQSAPRQPCDSDLMMPYSNKTQDQQKPNKQKNLREGASNKEVDLWGELLRQIRNKSYNLRCTSMSKISLQPQATSM; encoded by the exons ATGCGAAGCTTTACGATGAGGGTAAATCCGATAAGGACGATTCCAAGGCGATCTTGGATGGCGTCGCGGTCGCGGGGCTCGTCGGGATACTGCGGCAGCTGGGCGACCTTACGGA atgtcttccatgacttgcaTGAACAAGTAACAGCTACAGCTGCAAGAGGGCATAAAATATCTACAAGAATACAGAATATAGAATTTGCACTTCCATTCGTTGAGAAGGCTGTTAAAGGACAGAGAAGCCATATACATTTTGCATATGTTGCAG GTTCCAAATGGCATGCCCGTCTTCAAGATGAGAAAAGCCAACTTGTGCCCAGTGAGTTGCCATATTTTATGATTGAATCGTATGAAGAATGTCGTGAGCCACCACAGTTGTACTTGCTTGACAA ATTTGATCATCATGGTACTGGAGCTTGTCTGAAGAGATATTCAGATCCATCGTATTTTAGGAGGGCATGGGCTGCATCAGAAACAGAAAAAGCTGAAGGTCTACAAAGAGAAAAAGTTCAGAAAATCCAG AGGAAAGGATCACAACCTAGAATTGGAGAAGTTCAACGTGAAGCCTACATATCCTGCAAAAATAGCAG CACAAGGTTTGCATCCCCCAGCATCGATGGGCAAAGCTTTACAACTGAGGATGCATCAGTACATGATGCAGGACTAAATTCTGAATTTTCTAGTAGATCTCCATCTTTTGGTTCCAGGATCAGGGAACAAACATTAGATGTAAATAATTCGGCAGTGCCTGGTGGGTTGAAAGACAATGAAGTGTCAGAATCTGAGATTCTGTGCAATCATAGTGATCTGAACGCAAATGGTTCACATGACAATTCAAAAGGGCGATTGGGTGATAGTTCTAATCAAGGTTCACCGCATAGGTCTAGTGCTGTCAGATCATATTCTGttacatgggatgaaaaaactgaaATAGTTAAACCTAGGAATTCTGTGTCATGTGATGTCACTCTTATTAATACAGTTCAAGATTCAGAGTCTCTGCAAGTGGACTCTGAACCACAAAATCAGAACCATACTAAAGCTGGAGCATTCAGTCAAGCAGACATCTTGCTGGATACTGGTAAATTACGGGTATCATTATCTCGTGCAAACTGCATGGATGAAGTCACTAGTGAAGCAGAAAACCATGCGGATGCACGCAATACCTTGGAGTCTGATGCCGAGAAAGAAGTTGAGTGCCAAACAAAATGGGAAGTGAATCCACCATGTGACTTCAGTTCTCGAGAAATGCAACCCGGAAATATAAGGAAACAGGACAGAGCTGCACCAAACCCTTCTATTGTCAAACTTCCTAATGCATCACAAAGTTCTTTGAAGCAAGATTCATCTTCAATGTTTATGGTATTAAAGCCTTCAGGCAGCTCAGGTCATATGCCGCCTCCTCAAGAAACTGTTGACTCTTCTCCAAATCATGAGTATTCCTTTGGAAATAATATTCATGATAATTCAGAAGGGAAATTTGATCAAGGCAACAGAAACAGTCACTTACCTGAGTCAGACATTGCTGATTCACAAATTATGATGGCAGACAAAAGTAGACCCAAGACATCTGTAGCTTGTGCACCTTCCATCCAACTTTGGGCAAATGGTGGTCTTTTTGGAGTTGGGGCTTCAAAACCTTTGTTTCTTGGGGTGATGAATAATTCTAGTGTAGATGTTACATCTGGTTCTAGGAATTGCTCATCTAATTTACCAAATAACATTTTGAAGACTTCGAAGCGCATTAATGGATCATCGACCACATCAGATGCAATATTTTCATTCAGTGAATCTATATCAAGAGCTTCCAAATCTGCACAGAAAATTGATGGAGAATCTCCTGTTTCAAGGTCCTTGGTCCAGAGCAATTCAAGTGTTAATCGGTTTCCAGCCAGAACTAATGATTTAGTTCAATTGAATGATTCCTCCAAATATCCTTCATCTTGCCATAGGAATCAACAATATGACAAGGTTGTCAAGCAGAAGTCACAAGTCCCTGCACGATCCCTTTCATTAGGAGTATGTGATATGGGTCGAGAAAATCACTCAATTGTCACCAATGTAAGCTCCAACAGACCTGTTACAACCAAAAACAGTGCTGTTGTAGATGGTGTTCCTTTGTCTGTTGTCTATAATACTAAGTCACAGTATCATGCATATAACCAAAGTACAAAGGGTATCTCATCAGGTTTTTCTGAACCTGGACAAAGGTTTCTTGCGAACTCACTTGAAACAAAAGGATCAATTGCCAATACTGATGGTTCTGTACCTTCTGGCGATAAAAGGAAATCAGAGGATATTTCACGCCTAAATAACCGCATGAAAGCACCAAGTGAAGCAGCTTCTCTGGCATTCTTTGGAAAGGGCATCAAAAAGCAGTTTGATGGTGAGTCTTTGGAAAGGTCAACCTCTTCAACTTCATATTTACCGGAACAGTCTTCTCCACCGCTTGAACATATGAAAATCTCTTTTCAGCCTATGAATGGCCTGGAAACCTCCAAAATGAAACTTAAAGTTCTCAATGGCAGTCTCCCCGAGACCAGTGAGGACTCCATCTTTCCAGCATTTCAATTGATTCAGGGCCCAGTTGATTCATCACCAGATAATGGTTCAGAGTCAGATGACGATACATTTTGTATATCATGTCCTTATTCCTCAGAGGATCTCTTTAGCCCTCTCGCAGACACTAATTCTGAGCTGTGGGATAAAGATGAGAGAAGTGAATGTGAAGACCATGAGTTATGTGATGTCTCACCTAGAATTTCAATGTTGAATGCCTCTTTTTCTGGCTATATGAAATTAGAGAAAGTGAACCAATCCATGATGGATATGGAAAGTGGATTGGGTCATTATGGTGTTGGGAACACTGAAGGTACATTTCAAGATGTAGCAACTTTGAAGCTTCCTGTTCAAGGTTCTGCTATATCCTTAGGGAATCAACAAAGAAGGCATGATTCTTCATCAGATGAACCAGCAAGTGTTCAGATGAAAACAAATGGCCATCTGCCACCACCTCCACCACTTCCTCCAATGAAGTGGAGGATATCAAAGCCATCAATTTCTTCAGGAGTAGTTGAGGCTGCTAACTTCCCCAACAACACCAATTATCCAAATGGTCTACAAGCTCCTCCATCTTTTTCTCCTCATCAACAAGATCAGAGTGCACCAAGACAACCATGTGATTCTGACCTGATGATGCCATACTCTAACAAAACA CAAGATCAGCAGAAGCCAAATAAGCAGAAAAATCTGAGAGAAGGTGCCAGTAACAAAGAAGTCGACTTATGGGGAGAATTGCTTCGTCAAATCAGGAACAAG TCATATAATCTGAGATGTACTTCGATGTCAAAGATAAGTCTTCAACCACAGGCTACATCAATGTAA